A region of the Mycoavidus sp. HKI genome:
ATTGAAATGATCGTCAATGCCGAAATTTTGCGCAATGTTTCGACACAGGCGCAGTCAATGTCCTATGACGACGCACTAAAAAGTGGTGCAATGGCGTTATTTGGCGAAAAATATAGTGATCAAGTGCGGGTGCTCGATATCGGCTTTTCACGCGAATTATGTGGTGGTACGCACGTTGCTCGCACCGGCGATATTGGCCTCTTTAAGATTGTTTTTGAAGGGGGGGTTGCCGCCGGTATCAGACGCATTGAGGCAATTACTGGGGAGCAGGCGCTGCGCTTTGTGCAAGAATTGGATGAACGCATTTCTAGTGCGGCTCACTTATTAAAATCTCAGCCCGCTGAGCTTAATCAGCGCATTGGACAACTGCAAGATCATTCTAAAGCCCTTGAAAAAGAGTTGACTCAATTAAAATCAAAATTGGCGGGTTATCAGCTTGACGCACTGGCGGCGCAGGCGGTCAAAGTAGGTGAAATACATGTGTTGTCAGCACAGCTTGAGGGTGCTGATGCGCAGATCTTACGCGAAGCGGTTGACACACTAAAAGACACATTAAAAAATGCGGCGATTGTATTAGCGAGTGTTAACAGTGGCAAAATCAGCTTAATTGCGGGTGTCACAGCACCGCTTAATGGCAAAGTTAAAGCGGGCGAGTTGGTTAATTTTGTCGCGCAGCAGGTTGGCGGAAAGGGGGGCGGACGGGCGGATATGGCGCAAGCCGGCGGCACTCATCCAGCGGCTTTGCCCGTAGCATTGACTACAGTAAAAGAGTGGATCGAACGTCAATTATGACTATGTTCACTTTATATTCAACCCTATTGCGACTGTTCTCAGATCTTCGAGATAAAAGTTAAACGGATCGACGCCATGAAGAATTCGATGCATTTTGATAAAGAAGTTGACGCCTGTGGGTTGAACTGTCCACTGCCGATTCTGCGTGCAAAAAAAGCGCTTGCCGATATGCAAAGCGGACAGATTTTAAAAGTGCTCGCGACTGATCCGGGCGCACAGCGCGATTTTGCTGCGTTTGCGAAGCAGACCGGTAATCAAATCATTGAAGTATCAACGCAGGATGACGTTTTTACCTTATTGATGCGTCGACGTTAGGTCAAATTCTGTTGGTTAGCAGCTTTACTGAGGGCTCGCAGGTTTTCGCTTCTTTCTCAAAGTCGGATATCCAGCCTCGATCCTTGCTACGATCTCATGGAATAATCTCCTTGCAAACCAGAACCCTTTCATATAAGGTCGTTTAGTTAGAGGAGGACTGCGGTAGCCATCGACCTGCGTTGGTCGAAAAACTAGAAGATCAAAGCGAATGTAGAAAAGAGAAAACAGCAGAGTCTGGTTGTGTCCGAGATTATCTTCGGCAATTTCATCAATCAGTTTGGAGAGTGCGCGTGCTGCACCCATCATCTGAATATCATTTGACTTTTGAGGAGGAAGTTTAAATGTTAGAGGCTCTTACACCACCACGTCAATTCACTTTGAGCGGCGATTTCTGGAGACAAATACCCGGATATAGCGAGGTCAGTGAGCAAGATTTTTCTGACCCTGCATGGCAAGAACGCAATAGCATCATGCGCCCCGAAAAAATCCGCGACCTTCTGCAGGGCAATGTAGCGGAGCAATTTATCCGCGATCTTTCAGAGGGACTCTCCGATTCGACGATGTCGATGAGAATTACGCCGTACATATTGTCACTGATTGACTGGAGTGCGGCGAAAAAAGATCCAATTCGTCGGCAGTTTTTGCCCCTGAAATCAGAGATGATAGCCGCTCACCCATTACTACGGCTTGACTCGTTAAATGAGCATGGCGATCAGATTTCGGAGGGTGTGGTACATCGATATCCAGATCGAGCGTTGTTCCTGGCGACTGATAAATGTCCTGTTTACTGCCGTTTTTGCACTCGGAGTTACAGTGTCGGTGTCGATACACCAACGGTTACGAAGGATCGTAATGCACCGGTTGCAGACAGGTGGAAGTCGGCGATTGATGCGATTAGAAAGTCTGCAGCTATCGTCGATGTAGTCGTTTCTGGAGGCGATTGTTTTCGACTAAAAGCGAGCCATCTGTTGGAGTTGGGCAGTGAGTTGATCAATCTGGGAAAACTAAAACGCATTCGGTTTGCGTCGAAAGGTCTCTCCGTTTTGCCGATGAAGATCATGAATGATCGTGCTTGGA
Encoded here:
- a CDS encoding KamA family radical SAM protein, producing MLEALTPPRQFTLSGDFWRQIPGYSEVSEQDFSDPAWQERNSIMRPEKIRDLLQGNVAEQFIRDLSEGLSDSTMSMRITPYILSLIDWSAAKKDPIRRQFLPLKSEMIAAHPLLRLDSLNEHGDQISEGVVHRYPDRALFLATDKCPVYCRFCTRSYSVGVDTPTVTKDRNAPVADRWKSAIDAIRKSAAIVDVVVSGGDCFRLKASHLLELGSELINLGKLKRIRFASKGLSVLPMKIMNDRAWTDALIRLSDMGRAKGVEISFHTHINHPREVTHYVVDAARLLFTNGVMVRNQSVLLRGVNDGFSEMTRLVKLLSDNHIHPYYTYVCDLVSGIEDMRTSIDSARHLEKHVRGITAGYNTPLFVVDAPGGGGKRDVHSYEVYDKETGLSVYAAPGVRPGKLFVYPDPLHSLSPGIVADWASDDRAREMVRMVVERAKMQGRISGG
- a CDS encoding sulfurtransferase TusA family protein, encoding MHFDKEVDACGLNCPLPILRAKKALADMQSGQILKVLATDPGAQRDFAAFAKQTGNQIIEVSTQDDVFTLLMRRR